In the genome of Olsenella profusa DSM 13989, one region contains:
- a CDS encoding cysteine desulfurase family protein — protein MTSQAAGADVGAVGASVHGAYLDYAAATPMDPAVVEAMLPWLTERFWNPSAPYAHAREAKRALEEARTTLARAIGARADGLTLTAGATEANNLAVAAADGVVVTDAAEHESVLACAGARPHTLVGVDARCRVDMGAVERAITPEVGLVSVGLANGEVGTVQPIRELSQMVGRERARRLAAGERRPIWLHVDASQAAGHLSVNVGSLGADLMTLSAAKAYGPKQVGLLWSSDDVRLRPLVLGGGQEGGVRSGTENVAGVVAFARALELAEEMRGVESRRLAGLRDGLESTLMRAFPWAWVAGPRRGKGRLPGLLHISFPRLDARRLVILLERRGVSVGTGSACAASRMRVSHVLAAMGVPEEVAAGSLRITLGRPTTEAEVAYAAQCITEVVRDEAGRLGRSESGLPCGGGHR, from the coding sequence GTGACTAGTCAGGCGGCTGGTGCGGATGTCGGTGCCGTGGGCGCATCCGTGCATGGGGCATACCTGGACTATGCCGCGGCGACACCCATGGATCCTGCCGTTGTCGAGGCCATGCTGCCGTGGCTTACGGAGCGATTCTGGAACCCCTCGGCACCGTATGCCCATGCGCGTGAGGCCAAGCGCGCGCTCGAGGAGGCGCGCACGACGCTTGCCCGGGCCATTGGTGCGCGTGCGGATGGGCTGACCCTCACCGCAGGCGCCACCGAGGCCAACAACCTTGCCGTGGCTGCAGCCGATGGGGTCGTGGTCACGGATGCGGCAGAGCATGAGAGCGTGCTGGCGTGCGCCGGTGCACGGCCCCATACGCTTGTGGGCGTGGATGCGCGCTGCCGTGTGGACATGGGTGCCGTCGAGCGCGCCATCACGCCCGAGGTGGGGCTTGTCTCGGTGGGGCTTGCCAATGGCGAAGTGGGCACGGTGCAGCCCATACGGGAGCTCTCCCAGATGGTCGGCCGCGAGCGCGCGCGTCGGCTTGCGGCGGGGGAGCGGCGTCCCATCTGGTTACATGTGGATGCGTCCCAGGCAGCGGGCCATCTCTCGGTGAACGTGGGCTCGCTCGGTGCGGATCTCATGACCCTCTCGGCAGCCAAGGCCTATGGACCAAAGCAAGTCGGCCTGCTGTGGAGCAGTGACGACGTGCGCCTGCGCCCACTTGTGCTGGGCGGCGGCCAGGAGGGTGGCGTGCGCTCCGGTACGGAGAACGTGGCGGGCGTCGTGGCCTTTGCGCGAGCCCTCGAGCTTGCCGAGGAGATGCGAGGCGTGGAGTCCCGTCGTCTGGCGGGCCTGCGCGATGGGCTGGAGAGCACGCTGATGCGGGCGTTTCCCTGGGCGTGGGTGGCCGGCCCGCGCAGGGGCAAGGGCCGCCTGCCGGGGCTGCTGCACATCAGCTTCCCCCGCCTGGATGCGCGCCGCCTGGTCATCCTGCTCGAGCGTCGGGGCGTGAGCGTGGGGACGGGCTCTGCCTGCGCCGCCAGCAGGATGCGCGTGAGCCACGTGCTCGCGGCCATGGGCGTGCCTGAGGAGGTCGCCGCAGGGAGCTTGCGCATCACTCTCGGTCGGCCCACCACCGAGGCCGAGGTGGCCTATGCCGCCCAGTGCATCACTGAGGTCGTGCGGGATGAGGCGGGACGTCTGGGGCGCTCCGAGAGCGGGCTGCCATGTGGAGGAGGGCACCGGTGA
- the mnmA gene encoding tRNA 2-thiouridine(34) synthase MnmA, with product MSGGVDSALAAALLQERGYDVRAVYMRNWSRDLPGFRCRWADDLADAERVAVTLGIPLDVWDCEAEYRATVVDYLVDAYARGYTPNPDVMCNRTVKFGTFADRAFAEGADLVAMGHYAQVVTDAGGTRLMRAVDERKDQTYFLWRVGASVLARILFPVGDIASKAEVRRRCAERGLGVEDKPDSDGICFVGEVGIRTFLLDALERRPGDVVELETGRVLGRHEGAFLFTVGQRKGLDLGGGPRRYVASTDVGSNVVYVTADRDSPALLADELELEDTRWIAGTPPVAGAYRVRCRHTGALMDAWVECPEDGHAHVRFARTQRRVAPGQSVVVYDGLTCLGGGLVAR from the coding sequence ATGAGCGGTGGTGTTGACTCCGCGCTGGCAGCGGCCCTGCTGCAGGAGCGGGGGTACGACGTGCGTGCCGTCTACATGCGCAACTGGAGCCGGGACCTGCCGGGCTTCAGGTGTCGTTGGGCCGACGACCTGGCTGACGCCGAGCGCGTGGCCGTCACGCTGGGCATCCCGCTCGACGTGTGGGACTGCGAGGCAGAGTACAGGGCCACGGTGGTGGACTATCTTGTGGATGCCTATGCGCGGGGCTACACGCCCAACCCCGACGTCATGTGCAACCGGACGGTCAAGTTTGGGACGTTTGCCGATCGGGCCTTCGCCGAGGGGGCAGACCTTGTGGCCATGGGACACTATGCCCAGGTGGTTACGGACGCGGGTGGAACGCGGCTGATGCGTGCGGTGGACGAGCGCAAGGACCAGACGTACTTCCTGTGGCGCGTGGGCGCCTCGGTGCTTGCGCGGATCCTCTTCCCCGTGGGGGACATCGCCAGCAAGGCGGAGGTGCGCCGCAGGTGCGCCGAGCGCGGTCTGGGCGTGGAGGACAAGCCCGACTCGGACGGCATCTGCTTCGTGGGCGAGGTGGGCATCCGCACGTTCCTGCTCGATGCGCTGGAGCGCCGTCCCGGTGACGTCGTGGAGCTGGAGACGGGCCGCGTGCTCGGGCGCCACGAGGGGGCGTTCCTGTTCACCGTGGGCCAGCGCAAGGGGCTCGACCTGGGTGGGGGACCCAGACGCTACGTCGCCTCCACGGACGTGGGGAGCAACGTCGTCTACGTGACGGCGGATCGCGACAGCCCGGCCCTGCTTGCCGACGAGCTGGAGCTGGAGGACACGCGCTGGATTGCGGGGACGCCACCTGTGGCGGGGGCGTATCGGGTGCGTTGCCGCCACACGGGTGCGCTCATGGATGCATGGGTTGAGTGTCCCGAGGACGGACATGCGCACGTCCGCTTCGCCCGGACCCAGCGTCGCGTGGCCCCGGGCCAGAGCGTGGTGGTGTACGACGGCCTCACCTGCCTCGGCGGTGGCCTTGTCGCCCGCTAG
- a CDS encoding anti-sigma factor antagonist (This anti-anti-sigma factor, or anti-sigma factor antagonist, belongs to a family that includes characterized members SpoIIAA, RsbV, RsfA, and RsfB.): MMGNKHRMERSTNIALVPVEGDVDVTTAPCLRRMVDALVAGGCRRIVLNMADVGYIDSAGVGLLLGEMRAIRSLGGLLSIVNASPCVMHTLRICRLVDLMPVSWVGERRTIEELDPSAEPLWRCSLRVNPMDMLATRAGVRRRLSHVGLTPDELFDLTLAVGEAMGNAVDHACCECSAISMACYSDRVVVDVTDCGCGFDAREVAARPHDDVERGRGIRLMRLLTDSVTIARRPSGTGTIVRLVKLLGQTSLR, encoded by the coding sequence ATGATGGGGAACAAGCACCGTATGGAACGTTCCACCAACATCGCACTCGTTCCCGTGGAGGGGGACGTTGACGTCACGACCGCCCCGTGCCTGCGCCGCATGGTGGATGCCCTGGTAGCGGGGGGGTGTCGACGCATCGTGCTCAACATGGCCGACGTGGGCTATATCGACTCCGCGGGCGTGGGGCTGCTTTTGGGGGAGATGCGCGCCATCCGCTCGCTGGGGGGTCTGCTCTCCATCGTCAATGCGAGTCCCTGCGTGATGCATACGCTGCGCATCTGTCGTCTGGTTGACCTCATGCCCGTCTCATGGGTGGGGGAGCGTCGCACGATCGAGGAGCTTGATCCCTCTGCCGAGCCCCTCTGGCGCTGCTCCCTGCGCGTCAACCCCATGGACATGCTCGCAACGCGTGCGGGTGTCAGACGGCGCCTCTCCCATGTTGGCCTTACGCCCGATGAGCTCTTTGACCTTACGCTTGCGGTGGGAGAGGCCATGGGCAATGCCGTTGACCATGCCTGTTGCGAGTGCTCCGCCATCTCCATGGCATGCTACTCGGATCGTGTGGTGGTGGACGTCACGGACTGCGGCTGTGGGTTTGACGCGCGGGAGGTGGCCGCCCGTCCCCACGACGACGTCGAGCGGGGTCGTGGCATCAGGCTCATGCGCCTGCTGACCGATTCGGTGACCATCGCGCGGCGGCCCAGTGGCACGGGGACCATCGTGCGCCTGGTCAAGCTGCTGGGGCAGACGTCCCTGCGGTAA
- a CDS encoding gamma-glutamyl-gamma-aminobutyrate hydrolase family protein (Members of this family of hydrolases with an active site Cys residue belong to MEROPS family C26.) — MKPLIGVTPHYESTEGTIGVRPAYFPALQHVGGLSVIHPMTDGPSDLGQLLKGIDRLLLTGGADVDPALYGERCLPATHPVFRNLDDFELALVCLVLEMPNRRYLCAVQWHPELHVGNQRKAARTHAPVRGGLHAASDSPRLQDMGKEAAHLLVDGLPLSDVCCARAAWSTRTSRCPWCHPQARHR; from the coding sequence ATGAAGCCACTGATAGGAGTCACGCCACACTACGAGAGCACCGAGGGAACGATTGGCGTTCGTCCCGCCTACTTTCCTGCGCTCCAACATGTGGGCGGGCTGTCGGTCATACACCCCATGACCGATGGCCCCTCTGACCTTGGCCAGCTGCTGAAGGGTATAGACAGGTTACTGCTCACGGGTGGCGCGGACGTCGACCCTGCGCTCTATGGCGAGAGGTGCCTTCCCGCGACGCACCCCGTCTTCAGGAACCTCGACGACTTCGAGCTCGCGCTCGTGTGCCTGGTGCTCGAGATGCCCAACAGGCGCTACCTCTGTGCCGTGCAATGGCACCCCGAGCTTCATGTGGGTAACCAACGGAAGGCAGCGCGCACTCATGCGCCAGTTCGTGGGGGCCTGCATGCGGCGAGCGACTCGCCGCGATTGCAGGACATGGGAAAGGAGGCCGCCCACCTGCTGGTGGACGGCCTCCCCCTGTCTGACGTGTGTTGCGCTCGGGCAGCTTGGTCTACGCGAACGTCGAGGTGTCCATGGTGTCACCCACAAGCTCGTCATCGATAA
- a CDS encoding PTS fructose transporter subunit IIABC, giving the protein MKITDLLRPEGIRIGVEPSDQMDAIDQLIALQDASGNINDTIAYKEAILAREKEFSTAVGDGIAIPHAKTAAVRQPGLAAITMPKGVDWNAPDGAPATLAFMIAAPEGEANTHLQILAKLSQLLMHPEFADALRTAKTPQELLATIDSAEAKRDEMDAARTQAAAPRGESDLPEILAITACPTGIAHTYMAAEALGKKGAELGVKVKVETQGSAGAKNVLTSEEIAHAKGIIIAADKNVDRTRFAGKRVYSTNVSAGIQEPERLLRIILDNEAPVQEGQATSAGSTDAAGEKDSAWHVIYKHLMNGVSHMLPFVIGGGILTAISFLVDIANAGNVDASGVSTYGHTIAAAALFNTIGSQAFGLMLPILAAFIAESIADRPGLAPGFVGGLFAKVGYDLTYLSTLNDKALVSGGFLGALFAGFVAGYLVLGIERLCDHLPASLEGIKPILLYPLLGVLGIGAIMLILDPLFGAINTGLSNFLNGMGTGNIVLLGAIVGGMMSIDMGGPFNKAAYVFGTAALVSPGGSTGQMIMGSVMAGGMVPPLVIALSTTFFKNRWTRADRDAGLVNYIMGLSFISEGAIPYAAADPGHVLPSCIVGSAVAGALSAAFGCTLPAPHGGIWVIAVIGHPLMYFVALVVGSIVGALILSVWKRGLPAEEAGLA; this is encoded by the coding sequence ATGAAGATCACCGACCTACTCAGACCAGAGGGAATCAGGATTGGGGTGGAACCGTCTGACCAGATGGACGCGATCGACCAGTTGATCGCCCTGCAGGATGCATCGGGCAACATCAACGACACGATCGCGTACAAGGAGGCCATCCTCGCACGCGAGAAGGAGTTCTCCACGGCCGTGGGGGACGGCATTGCCATCCCGCATGCCAAGACGGCAGCCGTCAGGCAGCCCGGCCTTGCCGCCATAACCATGCCCAAGGGCGTGGACTGGAACGCCCCGGACGGGGCGCCGGCAACGTTGGCGTTCATGATCGCGGCACCCGAGGGCGAGGCCAACACGCACCTGCAGATTCTGGCAAAGCTCTCTCAGCTGCTCATGCACCCCGAGTTCGCCGACGCCCTGCGCACCGCCAAGACCCCCCAGGAGCTCCTTGCCACGATCGACTCGGCGGAGGCCAAGCGCGACGAGATGGATGCCGCAAGGACCCAGGCCGCCGCCCCCAGAGGCGAGTCCGACCTGCCGGAGATCCTGGCCATCACCGCCTGCCCCACCGGCATCGCCCACACCTACATGGCCGCCGAGGCCCTGGGGAAGAAGGGTGCCGAGCTGGGCGTCAAGGTGAAGGTGGAGACCCAGGGCTCCGCGGGGGCCAAGAACGTCCTCACGTCCGAGGAGATCGCGCACGCCAAGGGCATCATCATTGCCGCAGACAAGAACGTCGACCGCACGCGCTTCGCCGGCAAGCGGGTGTACTCCACCAACGTCTCCGCCGGCATCCAGGAGCCCGAGAGGCTCCTCAGGATCATCCTCGACAACGAGGCCCCCGTGCAGGAGGGCCAGGCCACGTCGGCGGGCTCCACGGATGCGGCGGGCGAGAAGGACTCCGCCTGGCACGTGATCTACAAGCACCTGATGAACGGCGTGAGCCACATGCTGCCCTTCGTCATCGGCGGCGGCATCCTCACGGCCATCTCCTTCCTCGTGGACATTGCCAACGCCGGCAACGTCGATGCTAGTGGCGTCTCGACCTATGGCCATACCATCGCTGCCGCCGCACTGTTCAACACTATCGGTTCGCAAGCGTTTGGACTGATGCTCCCCATCCTTGCGGCCTTCATCGCCGAGTCCATCGCCGACAGGCCCGGCCTCGCGCCCGGCTTCGTGGGCGGGCTCTTTGCCAAGGTGGGCTACGACCTCACCTACCTCTCCACGCTTAATGACAAAGCACTCGTCTCGGGCGGCTTCCTTGGTGCCCTGTTCGCCGGCTTCGTGGCGGGCTACCTCGTGCTGGGCATCGAACGCCTGTGCGACCACCTGCCTGCCTCGCTCGAAGGCATCAAGCCCATCCTGCTCTACCCGCTTTTGGGCGTGTTGGGCATCGGCGCCATCATGCTCATCCTCGATCCACTCTTTGGTGCGATCAACACCGGCCTCTCCAACTTCCTGAACGGCATGGGTACGGGCAACATCGTGCTCTTGGGCGCCATCGTCGGCGGCATGATGTCCATCGACATGGGCGGTCCGTTCAACAAGGCTGCCTACGTCTTTGGCACGGCGGCACTCGTCTCGCCCGGTGGGTCCACCGGCCAGATGATCATGGGCTCCGTCATGGCGGGCGGCATGGTTCCCCCGCTGGTCATCGCCCTATCCACCACGTTCTTCAAGAACAGGTGGACCCGTGCCGACCGCGACGCCGGCCTGGTGAACTACATCATGGGTCTGTCCTTCATCTCCGAGGGCGCCATCCCCTACGCGGCGGCCGATCCCGGCCACGTGCTGCCCTCCTGCATCGTGGGTTCCGCCGTCGCCGGCGCGCTCTCCGCGGCCTTCGGCTGCACGCTGCCCGCCCCGCACGGCGGCATCTGGGTCATCGCCGTCATCGGCCACCCGCTCATGTACTTTGTGGCACTGGTGGTTGGTTCCATCGTTGGCGCGCTGATCCTCTCCGTGTGGAAGAGGGGGCTGCCCGCCGAGGAGGCCGGCCTGGCGTAG
- a CDS encoding GAF domain-containing SpoIIE family protein phosphatase, producing MQEEGIEGVARRSHVMGSRATESVLARLLALMSDAAVLFDDAGRIALTNDAAEHLFVHGGGSESLIGTDVRAIFPPAVGVAPRTPFHLSELPFTVDGQRNALTCLGRDGTSVDFDIRCEHLNAGAFLLVAHVADALQAAQAEHDRLVGELSRANQRLAGTLGIVLDTLGAQDIPTLFGHVLEEITQTMEATGTILYVVGREGYHLRGRSSSLEGVPVSPYVPLGRSIETLSVRVGTALMLRVLAPHRDDLRQGSVAYRDVVDETTRETHRVRAATLPPFTSLMAVPIWFGGHVIALFEVGWERVHPMRCEDAELLDAVAQYLSVQLAGALQTMRTRREMHLDSVASSIREMLMEDEGTSEREVLSCLAHACEELGGTILQPLVEGEDGLLSADLSELGVVHVDGALLGEAAPAVMVVEPESPLGEQVNVADMPTALIDLGVLWGARRVFLLARPQGSEPFMEVERAFLGTVAHDIHELVLGGEAQRQNRHIAQALQTGMRNELQQVDGITAQGIYSSATATAVIGGDFYDLIRLPDQRACVIMGDVSGKGVEAASVSAAVKTALGAYAWQGLSPAHMVRLLNEFLLGFSRVETFATLFVGIIDLKGAALAYCSAGHPPALLVRGDSGELEGLDVQSGVVGAFHDMVYRDGQMSLRPGDALLLYTDGTTEARAPSGAFFGEDGLRDAVMTQEPKGFDGLLDRLLATLDDFTGRTLDDDVAMVALRFDDVGG from the coding sequence ATGCAGGAAGAGGGCATCGAGGGCGTTGCGCGGCGCTCGCATGTGATGGGCAGCCGTGCCACGGAATCCGTGCTGGCCAGGTTGCTTGCGCTCATGTCCGATGCCGCGGTGCTGTTTGATGACGCGGGACGCATAGCCCTCACCAACGATGCCGCGGAGCATCTCTTCGTGCATGGCGGCGGGTCGGAAAGCCTGATTGGCACCGATGTGCGGGCCATCTTCCCCCCTGCGGTGGGCGTTGCTCCCCGGACTCCCTTTCACCTCTCCGAGCTGCCCTTCACGGTGGATGGACAGCGCAACGCCCTCACGTGCCTAGGGAGGGATGGCACCTCGGTCGACTTTGACATCCGCTGTGAGCACCTGAACGCGGGCGCCTTCCTGCTCGTGGCACACGTGGCCGATGCCCTGCAGGCAGCCCAGGCAGAGCATGACCGCTTGGTGGGCGAGCTCTCCCGGGCAAACCAACGCCTTGCGGGCACGCTCGGCATCGTCTTGGACACCCTTGGGGCCCAGGACATCCCCACGCTCTTCGGACACGTGCTCGAGGAGATCACCCAGACCATGGAGGCCACGGGCACCATCCTCTACGTGGTGGGAAGGGAGGGCTATCACCTGCGCGGCCGTAGCTCGTCGCTCGAGGGCGTCCCGGTGTCTCCCTATGTGCCGCTCGGCCGTTCCATCGAAACGCTGTCCGTACGGGTGGGCACGGCCCTCATGCTACGGGTGCTCGCGCCTCATCGGGACGACCTCAGGCAGGGGAGCGTTGCCTATCGGGACGTGGTGGATGAGACCACGCGCGAGACACATCGCGTGCGTGCCGCGACCCTGCCGCCATTCACGAGCCTCATGGCGGTTCCCATCTGGTTCGGCGGTCATGTCATCGCCCTGTTCGAGGTCGGTTGGGAGCGTGTGCACCCTATGCGTTGCGAGGATGCCGAGCTGCTCGATGCCGTGGCACAGTATCTCTCCGTGCAGTTGGCGGGGGCGCTCCAGACCATGCGTACGCGTCGCGAGATGCATCTCGACAGCGTCGCCTCGTCTATCCGCGAGATGCTCATGGAGGATGAGGGCACGTCGGAGCGGGAAGTCCTCTCCTGTCTCGCCCATGCGTGCGAGGAGCTGGGGGGCACCATCCTTCAGCCCCTTGTGGAAGGTGAGGACGGTCTGCTTTCCGCGGACCTTTCCGAACTGGGGGTCGTGCACGTCGATGGCGCGCTGCTGGGGGAGGCGGCTCCTGCCGTCATGGTCGTGGAGCCCGAGAGCCCCCTTGGAGAGCAGGTGAATGTGGCCGACATGCCAACGGCCCTCATCGATCTTGGTGTGCTCTGGGGCGCACGCAGGGTGTTCCTGCTTGCAAGGCCCCAGGGCAGCGAGCCCTTCATGGAGGTGGAGCGGGCATTTCTTGGGACGGTCGCCCACGACATCCACGAGCTGGTGCTGGGCGGCGAGGCGCAGCGTCAGAACAGGCACATCGCGCAGGCCCTGCAGACGGGCATGCGCAACGAGCTCCAACAGGTGGATGGCATCACGGCGCAGGGCATCTACAGCTCTGCGACGGCGACGGCCGTCATTGGCGGGGACTTCTACGACCTCATCCGCCTGCCCGACCAGCGTGCCTGCGTGATCATGGGCGACGTGTCTGGCAAGGGTGTGGAGGCGGCTTCGGTCTCTGCCGCCGTGAAGACCGCGCTCGGCGCCTACGCCTGGCAGGGCCTCTCGCCAGCGCATATGGTGAGGCTGCTCAATGAGTTTCTGCTGGGCTTCTCGCGCGTCGAGACGTTTGCGACGCTCTTTGTGGGCATCATCGACCTCAAGGGGGCGGCGCTCGCGTACTGCTCGGCGGGGCATCCCCCGGCGCTGCTCGTGCGCGGCGACTCGGGTGAGCTGGAAGGTCTGGACGTGCAGTCAGGCGTGGTGGGGGCGTTCCACGACATGGTGTATCGGGACGGCCAGATGAGCCTGCGACCGGGTGATGCGCTGCTGCTCTATACCGATGGCACCACAGAGGCGCGCGCCCCGAGCGGCGCGTTCTTCGGGGAGGATGGCCTGCGCGATGCCGTCATGACCCAGGAGCCCAAGGGATTCGATGGCCTGCTCGACCGCCTGCTTGCCACGCTTGACGACTTCACGGGGCGCACCTTGGATGACGACGTCGCCATGGTCGCCCTGCGCTTTGATGACGTGGGGGGATAG
- a CDS encoding ABC transporter ATP-binding protein gives MAKEKKSVRLEHVSKIYQDPKTGKDFYAVHDATITIEPGSFVCLLGPSGCGKTTILRMIAGFESPDEGEIYMDSEPINGLTPNKRDTAMVFQSYALLPQYNIFDNVAYGLKLRKMPKDVIREKVADILHLVGLDGMEDRMTNQLSGGQQQRVALARALVIEPGVLLFDEPLSNLDAKLRVSMRTEVRRIQQEAGITAIYVTHDQSEAMAISDDIIIMRGGVVEQVGDPHAVYDRPANEFVADFIGESNFLRGRVSAAEGTGGVVAVEDQAIEVADLNGAQEGQDVTLVLRPEAAHLADEGVLPGTVTLSRFMGAYQNYQVTCGDHLVRVTEYDTKSKHIYGVGDAACVTFGPSDVHVLPVTTS, from the coding sequence GTCCAAGATCTACCAGGATCCCAAGACCGGCAAGGACTTCTATGCGGTCCACGACGCCACCATCACCATCGAGCCGGGCTCGTTCGTGTGCCTGCTGGGTCCCTCGGGCTGTGGCAAGACCACGATCCTGCGCATGATCGCCGGCTTCGAATCGCCGGACGAGGGCGAGATCTACATGGACAGCGAGCCCATCAACGGCCTGACGCCCAACAAGCGCGACACGGCCATGGTGTTCCAGAGCTATGCCCTGCTGCCTCAATACAACATCTTCGACAACGTCGCCTATGGCCTCAAGCTGCGCAAGATGCCCAAGGACGTCATCCGCGAGAAGGTTGCCGACATCCTGCACCTCGTGGGACTGGACGGCATGGAGGACCGCATGACCAACCAGCTCTCAGGGGGCCAGCAGCAGCGCGTGGCCCTCGCCCGCGCGCTGGTGATCGAGCCGGGCGTGCTCCTGTTCGACGAGCCGCTCTCCAACCTCGACGCCAAGCTGCGCGTGAGCATGCGTACCGAGGTCCGCCGCATCCAGCAGGAGGCGGGCATCACGGCCATCTATGTCACGCACGACCAGTCGGAGGCCATGGCCATCTCCGACGACATCATCATCATGAGGGGCGGCGTCGTGGAGCAGGTCGGCGATCCCCACGCGGTGTATGACCGTCCCGCCAACGAGTTCGTGGCCGACTTCATCGGCGAGTCCAACTTCCTGCGGGGCAGGGTTTCGGCGGCAGAGGGCACAGGCGGTGTGGTTGCCGTGGAGGATCAGGCCATCGAGGTGGCCGACCTCAATGGTGCCCAGGAGGGTCAGGACGTGACGCTGGTGCTGCGCCCCGAGGCCGCACACTTGGCCGACGAGGGTGTGCTGCCAGGCACGGTGACGCTCTCGCGCTTCATGGGCGCCTACCAGAACTATCAGGTCACGTGCGGCGACCACCTCGTGAGGGTGACGGAGTACGACACCAAGAGCAAGCACATCTACGGGGTGGGAGATGCGGCCTGCGTCACGTTTGGCCCGAGCGACGTGCACGTGCTCCCCGTCACCACCTCGTAG
- a CDS encoding putative ABC transporter permease, whose product MLTSILTLLALMLIVRLVAFAIHWLWAWLGRGKDLAHAVDHKRLSEEAVATHLNGERLARSQIQEVWRAVVAEREYYLDSLYFGWYQVVYLFLIGSVSGLVLEEAWMYVTAGLTQSRVGLVWGPFSPLYGVGTVLLTLVAFRLRRRHANLATIFLVCMVVGGVLEQVTGWGMDHFFHAQSWTYLAEPDHITQWVAWRFLFFWGALGLIWTKLIMPEMLFRIGEPTTVRQVVFVSLLALYLALDIFMTLMAFQQRAARYEGREPRNQLEEWVSDHYTDSWMASRFQNMVMSGD is encoded by the coding sequence ATGCTTACCAGCATCCTGACCCTTCTTGCCCTCATGCTCATCGTGCGTCTCGTGGCCTTTGCCATCCACTGGCTGTGGGCATGGCTCGGACGCGGCAAGGACCTGGCCCATGCGGTTGACCACAAGCGTCTCTCCGAGGAGGCGGTTGCCACCCATCTGAACGGTGAGCGCCTGGCGCGCAGCCAAATCCAAGAAGTGTGGCGCGCGGTCGTCGCGGAGCGCGAGTACTATCTGGACTCCCTGTACTTCGGATGGTATCAGGTGGTGTATCTCTTTCTGATCGGTTCCGTGAGCGGCCTTGTGCTCGAGGAGGCCTGGATGTATGTGACGGCCGGCCTCACGCAGAGCCGTGTGGGGCTGGTGTGGGGGCCGTTCTCGCCGCTGTATGGGGTGGGGACGGTACTGCTGACCCTCGTCGCCTTCCGCCTGCGTCGTCGGCATGCCAACCTGGCCACGATCTTTCTCGTGTGCATGGTGGTTGGTGGTGTGCTGGAGCAGGTCACGGGCTGGGGCATGGACCACTTCTTCCATGCGCAGTCGTGGACGTACCTTGCCGAGCCCGACCATATCACACAGTGGGTTGCCTGGCGCTTCCTCTTCTTCTGGGGGGCGTTGGGACTCATCTGGACGAAGCTGATCATGCCCGAGATGCTGTTTCGCATCGGCGAGCCCACCACCGTCAGGCAAGTCGTCTTCGTCAGCCTGCTTGCGCTCTACCTTGCGCTGGACATCTTCATGACGCTCATGGCCTTTCAGCAGCGTGCGGCACGCTATGAGGGCAGGGAGCCACGCAACCAGCTTGAGGAGTGGGTGAGCGACCACTACACGGATTCGTGGATGGCGAGCCGCTTCCAGAATATGGTGATGAGCGGTGACTAG
- a CDS encoding class I SAM-dependent methyltransferase, which yields MSDRLTERQITDAGNPAKPTGVYGARMLHRMNRSHADVTNWALDFIDFSNVAHALDIGCGGGATMARLLARMGGRDGTVCGVDHSEISCEESRALNAEAIAAGRAEVLQADVESLPFADGSFDVAVTVESFYFWPRPQEDLVEVARVLAPGAHFLLVADVYQKDGLPAETLENIRKRNLTVLAPDEYEASLTRAGLSSVTVHLRDGTTWIAVEGVR from the coding sequence ATGTCAGACCGACTGACGGAACGGCAGATAACCGACGCGGGCAATCCTGCCAAGCCTACGGGCGTCTACGGCGCACGAATGCTGCACCGCATGAACCGCAGCCATGCGGACGTCACCAACTGGGCGCTTGACTTCATCGACTTCTCGAATGTGGCCCATGCCCTCGATATCGGCTGCGGTGGGGGAGCCACCATGGCTCGCCTGCTTGCGCGCATGGGTGGACGGGATGGCACCGTGTGTGGCGTCGACCATTCCGAGATCTCGTGCGAGGAGTCGCGTGCCCTCAATGCCGAGGCGATTGCCGCTGGAAGGGCTGAGGTCCTGCAGGCGGACGTCGAGAGCCTCCCCTTTGCGGACGGGAGCTTTGACGTTGCCGTGACGGTGGAGAGCTTCTACTTCTGGCCTCGTCCCCAGGAGGACCTTGTCGAGGTCGCACGTGTGCTTGCGCCAGGAGCGCACTTCCTGTTGGTGGCAGACGTGTACCAGAAGGATGGTCTTCCCGCGGAGACGCTGGAGAACATTCGCAAGCGCAACCTGACGGTGCTCGCACCCGATGAGTACGAGGCGTCGCTGACTAGGGCGGGGCTCTCGAGTGTCACGGTGCACCTTAGGGACGGTACCACCTGGATTGCCGTCGAGGGCGTGCGCTGA